Proteins from one Anaerohalosphaeraceae bacterium genomic window:
- a CDS encoding DUF4056 domain-containing protein → MICWWKRLSAAMGLAAVLVLGGCGLDGGPRPRWGFTPKQYYGDPNNLGTHSYGYGGREGYGILYTLRGGTIDPDHLRGTADLTRHAYLKAYAAVVNGRSRFQVGPAFELTTNTVQLTYPSDWMNRPRVEREKIAHEAAVIIAPAVAYHSSVWHEMLTWQGLRFALIEPEHESAFSWEDLYSNALGAHLAVRAIQSGAMTVPDYNRAMTELIRQTLQELQVVSRSQALAFLERMRGKWFTADKLLRRQMNVGFETGQITPCRFPGLTDQPPVSLPWPNLDGLEAHGLRAVYTLQSPYLETGALKRRAGIQGELEPLRHFPLIMESIKKEAREKFGYLLEE, encoded by the coding sequence ATGATTTGCTGGTGGAAAAGACTTTCGGCTGCGATGGGACTTGCTGCTGTTTTGGTTTTGGGCGGCTGCGGATTGGACGGCGGACCTCGCCCGCGCTGGGGATTTACGCCGAAACAGTATTACGGCGACCCCAATAATCTGGGGACTCATTCCTACGGATACGGCGGCCGCGAGGGGTATGGGATTTTGTACACGCTTCGGGGGGGCACCATCGATCCTGACCATCTCCGCGGAACGGCGGACCTGACCCGGCATGCCTATCTGAAGGCCTACGCCGCCGTCGTTAACGGACGAAGTCGGTTCCAGGTCGGTCCGGCTTTTGAATTGACAACCAATACGGTTCAACTGACATACCCGTCAGACTGGATGAACCGTCCGCGCGTTGAGCGGGAGAAGATTGCTCACGAGGCCGCTGTGATTATCGCGCCGGCAGTGGCCTATCATTCCTCTGTTTGGCACGAGATGCTCACCTGGCAGGGGCTGCGTTTTGCCCTGATTGAGCCCGAACACGAGTCTGCTTTTTCCTGGGAGGATTTGTATTCAAACGCTCTGGGGGCTCATCTGGCCGTCAGGGCTATCCAGAGCGGGGCGATGACGGTGCCTGATTATAACCGGGCTATGACGGAATTAATCCGGCAAACGCTTCAGGAACTTCAGGTTGTTTCCCGTTCGCAGGCACTTGCGTTTTTGGAGCGGATGCGGGGCAAGTGGTTCACGGCGGATAAACTCCTCCGCCGTCAGATGAATGTCGGATTTGAAACCGGTCAGATTACACCCTGTCGGTTTCCGGGTTTGACCGACCAGCCGCCTGTCTCACTGCCCTGGCCGAATCTGGACGGGCTGGAAGCGCACGGCCTTCGTGCGGTGTACACCCTCCAGTCCCCTTATCTGGAAACGGGAGCCCTGAAACGGCGAGCCGGAATTCAGGGAGAGCTCGAACCGCTCAGGCACTTTCCGCTGATTATGGAATCCATCAAAAAAGAGGCCCGCGAAAAATTCGGATACCTCCTCGAAGAATAA